The Terriglobales bacterium genome includes a region encoding these proteins:
- a CDS encoding PIG-L family deacetylase produces the protein MLRLLCVTAHPDDEAGGFGGTLLRYANRGVETHVICLTPGQAATNRGGARTDDELAAMRRTEFAAACKILKVSHGEVLDYPDARLYRQDFYTVVEDLTRRVRSIQPQVVITMGPDGSITAHPDHSMVSLFATMAFHWAGRTNRFPEQLKQGLEAHQAQKLYLITSGFTLPDRGPVLVPPITATVDVSEFSEAKIAAFKAHTSQSPLFARVEDVIHRRGSKEHYHLAAAAQPGPLEQETDLFAGVKDG, from the coding sequence ATGCTGCGATTGCTCTGCGTTACCGCTCATCCTGACGATGAAGCGGGCGGCTTTGGCGGGACCCTGCTGCGTTACGCCAACCGAGGAGTCGAAACTCACGTCATCTGCCTCACCCCAGGCCAGGCGGCTACCAATCGCGGCGGAGCCAGGACCGACGACGAACTTGCGGCCATGCGGCGCACCGAATTTGCCGCTGCCTGCAAGATTCTGAAGGTCAGCCATGGCGAGGTGCTGGACTATCCCGATGCGCGACTGTATCGCCAGGATTTTTACACCGTGGTCGAAGACCTGACGCGACGGGTGCGCAGCATTCAGCCACAGGTGGTGATCACGATGGGACCTGACGGCTCGATTACGGCGCATCCGGACCACTCCATGGTGTCGCTGTTTGCCACCATGGCTTTCCACTGGGCGGGAAGGACGAACCGCTTTCCAGAGCAGCTCAAGCAGGGCCTGGAGGCCCACCAGGCACAGAAGCTGTATTTAATAACATCCGGGTTCACACTGCCCGATCGCGGGCCGGTGCTGGTGCCTCCCATTACTGCTACAGTAGACGTCAGTGAATTCAGTGAAGCCAAAATCGCCGCCTTCAAGGCGCACACCTCGCAATCCCCCCTATTTGCGCGGGTGGAAGACGTAATTCACCGGCGCGGCAGTAAAGAGCATTACCATCTGGCAGCGGCTGCGCAACCGGGTCCACTGGAGCAGGAGACGGACCTGTTTGCTGGAGTCAAAGACGGGTAA
- a CDS encoding energy transducer TonB: MQKLVAITVLMLSSSCFADLKYRIHLGGITNHDQIVFVQGQRIRQEDPNNPIVVIKQCDQLRTIRLNTEKKTYTITPITAPSQPAPPQSTDTAPQTAPAATENHCTVQGKREVIEKKEHKQIFGRDARHIIFRERMEPGGSCAADRKLASFVGWERDGWYAELPDLPECPATTEADRLGVLSYSAPDKYLQANGNLSPALLPLELKVKVPRGSKGLQAAYTADIVELSTGPLDSSLFDIPSGYRGFVTAEPDCAKKSVVLMTASDGTPVYRVGCGVAAPVPVYSPDPSYTDAARNAKVSGIVGLSVIVNPDGTVRDVQVERSLRPDLDQQSIATLRTWRFIPATKEGIAVAVKLTIQTSFSVY, translated from the coding sequence ATGCAGAAGCTGGTTGCAATTACCGTTCTGATGCTTTCTTCAAGCTGTTTTGCAGATCTCAAATACCGTATTCATCTCGGTGGCATAACCAATCACGACCAGATTGTATTTGTACAAGGACAACGGATACGCCAGGAGGATCCCAACAATCCTATTGTCGTGATCAAACAATGCGATCAACTCCGCACGATTCGACTGAACACTGAGAAAAAAACCTATACGATTACTCCCATCACGGCTCCATCCCAACCCGCTCCACCTCAATCCACTGATACCGCTCCGCAGACGGCGCCCGCTGCAACCGAGAACCATTGCACGGTCCAGGGGAAACGTGAGGTGATTGAGAAGAAGGAGCACAAACAGATCTTCGGCCGCGACGCTCGTCACATCATCTTTCGCGAGCGAATGGAGCCGGGCGGTTCCTGCGCCGCGGACCGTAAGCTCGCTTCATTCGTCGGATGGGAGAGAGATGGCTGGTACGCCGAACTGCCGGATCTGCCGGAATGTCCGGCAACGACGGAAGCCGACCGGCTGGGTGTGCTTTCCTACAGTGCACCGGACAAATACTTGCAGGCAAATGGGAATCTCAGTCCTGCCCTGCTTCCTCTTGAGCTTAAGGTGAAGGTGCCACGCGGCTCGAAGGGATTGCAAGCCGCCTACACTGCCGATATTGTCGAGCTCTCAACAGGCCCTCTTGACTCTTCGTTGTTCGACATACCTTCTGGTTACCGCGGTTTTGTAACCGCCGAACCCGATTGTGCCAAGAAGAGTGTCGTCTTAATGACCGCGAGCGATGGAACGCCTGTTTACCGCGTCGGATGCGGGGTCGCAGCTCCAGTTCCCGTCTATTCGCCAGACCCTAGCTATACCGACGCTGCCCGCAACGCGAAGGTCTCGGGAATCGTAGGTCTATCTGTCATCGTGAATCCTGATGGGACCGTCAGAGATGTCCAAGTTGAGCGTTCTTTACGGCCCGATCTGGATCAGCAATCCATAGCCACCTTGCGCACTTGGCGGTTTATTCCGGCCACCAAAGAAGGTATCGCTGTTGCAGTGAAACTGACTATCCAGACAAGTTTCAGCGTCTACTAG